In Vicingus serpentipes, the DNA window TCCTCTTTAGCCCTATTTTTCTTAATACCTTTGCATTATAAACTGATTTTTAATTATGTCTTTCAAAAAGTTATTACCCTGTATTAAAGAAAATTTAGAAAAATTTGAATTTGAAAATCCTAAACCTATACAAAAACAACTTATCCCTAAAATTAAAGGTGGTGCAAATTTTATTGGTATTGCACCAGAAGGAGCAGGTAAAACGACTAATTTAATTATCAGTACAATCCAAAAATTAAATGGTGAGGCCTTTGAAGATGTTCCTCGAGCATTAGTTTTCGCAAAAGATAAACAGGCAGTTTTAAAACTCGAAGAAGAGTTTAATAAATGGATTAAGAATACCGATTTACGAATTGCCATTGCTTATGAGGAAGGTAAAATTGATGATCAGAAAGATGCTATTTATGTAGGCTCAGACATCGTAATTGGAACCCCAAAGCGTTTGAATAAAATATATTTTCAAAATGGATTAAACTTGGCTAACCTTCAACTTTTAATAATAGAAGATGCTGAATTTTTAATAGGAACAAGTTTTCATACTGAAATTCATAGAATTGTAGAAAGTTTAGCAAAATGCCAATATTTAGTTTTTGCAAATAAGTTTGATCATAAGATTGAAAAGTTACAAGAACTTTATATGGAAGATGCCCAAGTTATTGACATTGAATAACTAAATTATTCTTCGGAAAACACCTTTATAATATCCATAGAACTTAGCATTCCAACTACATTCCCATCATCCATAATTACTAGATGATGAACCCCATGTTTAACCATCATTTTAGCAGCATCTTTTACTCTATTGTTTTTTAAACCAATATGTACATTTCTTGACATTACATCTCGAACAAATAAAGATTCATTATGAACGGCAACTAAGTCACTCGAAGATATAACTCCTGAAATTGTTCCATCTTCTTCCAATACAGGCACTGCATTTATATTCTTTCGAATAAACATATCTTTTAAATTAGCAATTTTTACTCCTGGCTGAGTTACTACAATCGGACTAGTCATTATTTCTTCAACTCTCATTGTTTTGTTTTTAGTTCGTTATAAAGATAAATTATAATGATTAAATAGATAATGATAAAAATCACCTCTCAATATAATTGCAATTTACCTATCTATTTTATTTGTTCATCATAAATTATAAATATGATAATCTAAAGAAAGTGAAACATTTCAAGCTCTCTATAGAAGCTTGAAGCTATTCTAATAATACCTTTAAACAAAAATACCCAACTGAAGTTGAAGCTTTAAAATAGGAAATAACTGTATTGTCGAACCAGATTGAACCTAAACTCTAACACCTATAACACAGACATCATCAATCTGTTCTAAATCTCCTTTCCAAGTTTCAAATGCTTCATCAATGATTTGCTTTTGGTCTTCCATTAATTTATCTTGAATGCTTAAGAGTAATTCTCTGAATGCTTTGACTTTAAATTTCTTGCCTTTTTCTCCACCAAATTGGTCCACATAACCATCAGAAAAAATATAAATTGAATCTCCTTTTTGTAAATCAAAACTATGTGTTGTATAGGGTTCTGGATTATCAAACTTTCCGATAGGTTGCTTATTCGCTTTTGTTTCTATTATTTCTCCTTTACGGATTATCCACAATGGATTATGTGCTCCAGCATATTGTAGTTTGTTGTCTGCTATACTACATAATGCTATGTCCATCCCATCTTTTACTTCATCTTCACTCTTTTCAAATTCTTGTATTACTATTTCTCTTGTCTTGTCTAATATCTGTCCGGGGTCGGTTAAGCCATGCTCTCTAACTGCTCGATTTAATCCGTTGTTACACACCACACTTACCATGGCTCCTGGCACTCCATGTCCGGTGCAATCTGCTGCTGCCAATAAAATGGCATTCTTAGTAGGCTCAAGCCAATAGAAATCACCAGCAACTATATCTTTAGGTTTATATAGGATAAAACTGTTTTGTAAATGTTTTGAAATTAATTTATTTGGAGGTAAAATAGCCGTTTGTATTCTTTTAGCATAGGCAATAGAATCTATGGTTTCTTTATTTTTTCTGTCTAATTCATTATATGAATTGTTAAGGGTGATTTTTTGATTCTCTATTATAATGTTTTGCTTTCTTGAAATATGTAATTTTTGAAATATTATTACTAAAAGAATCAATAATATTAGTGTAGAAATAATTATAATATTTCTAATAAATTTTTGGTGGCTGATTTCTTCTGTAGCTTTAAACTCTATTAATTCTTGTTTTGCGACCATTTCAATTTGCTTCTTTTCAGCTTGATAATTAAGTAAGCTTGCAACTGACTTTTGTTGTTGAGAAGTATTGTATAGACTTGAATATGCTTTATGATATTTTTCTAAATAAAATAAGGCTTTATTTTTTTTATTTTGAGCTTTATAAAGCTGATATAATTGTTGCGTCCCTTTAAGTAATGGTTCAATTAATTTAATACTATCAGCTATTAAAACTCCTCCTTTAAGGCTACTTTCTGCTTTTATTATTTTGTTTTGTTCAAAGTATGTTTGCCCTGCGCTTACTAAATAATATGCTTTCTCTCTGATTAAATTAAGAGAGTCTGTTTTATAATAATTATGTAATATTTTATAGTGAAAATCTGAAGAATCGATTTGACCTAAAAAGCTATAGCATCTAGCTATTGAAGAATGAAATAATATTTGATTTCCATAATCAAGATGAGAATTAAGTTCAATCCCTTTTTTTAGATAGACAATTGCTGTGTCATACATTCCTTGAGGCATGAAGTAATCTAAACCAATATTACCATAATACCCGACTAAATAATCATCCCCCATATTGTTTTGTCTTATTAGATCTATATATTTTGAGAAGAATATTTTTGATTTTTCAAAATCATTAATTATTGCATACATATCACTTAAATTATAGTAACAGTTACTTATACCTATCTGATCTTTGTTTTTTTCATATAAATAAAGAGCAAGGAAAGAATAAGAAATACATTTAGGAGCATTTCCTTTTGAAAAATAATGAGAAGATAATTTGTCGTAGTATTTAGCCCTTAATGAATCACTTTTTATTTTAAATCCAATGTCATAATCCTGTTCTATTTCAATCGAAACATAAGAATCAAGAGCTTTCGAGTTGTCATTATGTTTTTCAATTTCAATTAATAAAGAATCAATATTGACTTCAGAAAAAACTTGTTGTAGTAATATTAATGAGATTAGAGTTAGAATGAATCTAGCCATTATTTATTTTTTGAAATGAGTTTATTAAAAAGGGTAGAATTTTTTCATGATAAAAATAAATAAATAGCTGAAAACACCAAAATGTTGTACCTATGTTGTACAAATTGCAATTTTAGGCATAAAAAAAGGGTTTCAATTTTCATTGAAACCCTTTTGTACAGGAAATGATTGTATTGTCGAACCAGATTGAGTGATAAACATCATTTTTTGGGACTTATTCAAAGATTATTTTTGCTTTATGAACTTTAAACTAATCTTGGCTATAGTTTTATGTTTGGAGCTATCCTATTCTTTTGCACAGTCGAACACTCCAATCTTTCTCGGAATACAACCTGCTGTGACTATAGAACCATCTTATGTAGAAGGTGAGCTAGATGTAAACATACTTCCAATTGTTGTAGAGCTATCAATTAGCAATAGAGTTAACTTTAGGATATTGCCTACTTTGAATTATCATTTCGGAGGTACAAAACAAGGAATTTCCGACATTGGATTTTATACGGTTTTTCCAGTTTTTATGAAAAATCAAGAAGAGCGAAACTATCCTTATGGTATTTATGTAGGGCCTTTGCTAGGTCTAGGAAGGAATCTTATTAATGATCATTATACAACGACATTAGCAATTGAGCCTGGCTACTTCTTTAAAACGAAAAAGAGATTCACAATTTGTACGGGGTTGCAACTTGGTGGTTCTTATTTTTTGTATGACTCTCAGCCCAACAAATGGGTGTTCCATTGGGGGCCAAAAGTAAGTTTAGGGTTCTGGATAGGGAACTCAAAAAAATAATTTGTCCTTAATTCTGCCCCTACTACTTCTCCCTTAAACACAAACTTTCAACAAACAAAAAAGCCTCCCAGAATAATCTAGAAGGCTTTTGTACTCGAGATGGGAATACCAAGGGTTAAATTCGATACTTTTAACAAACTCAATAAAATCATTAAAAAATCTTATAAATTCAACAATACAAAGGTTTTTATATTATTTTAACTAATATATTTAAGTTGAAGTAAATCTAAATAAATTTAACAACGGTTTGTAATAGGTTTGTAATAGGTTTGTATTTTTAGTATTTTTGATATGTTCAAACAAAATCTTAAAAATGGCAACTGTAAATTATCGACTGGTAAAAATCAAGACCTCATCAAAAAGTCAAATTCACGTTTATATCTCTTTGGGGCGTGGTAATGTTATCTTAAAAAAAACAGGGTTCACAATTAGCCCGAATGACTGGAGTACGACAACTAAAAGACCAAAGCAAAACGATGCACACTTAAAAAATCTATTCAATAAACTAAACAAACTATCAAATTACATTTACGAACAAATTAATGAAGCCGAAATAAAGGGCGAAATAATTAACTCATTTTGGTTAGAAAATGTTATTGATACACACTTTAATCGATTAGGCAAAATCAACCTCAACAATAATTTACTTACTACACAAATAGAATACATAATTGACAATGCAAACACTCGTAAAATAAAAGGGACCTCAAAAGTGGGGTTATCACAAAACAGGATTAAAGGCTATGTTACTTTTTTCAACCTCATCTTGCGATATGAGAAACACCTAAAATGTAAAATAAGATTAACCGATATTAATAACTCATTTGTTGATAAATTCACAAACTGGTTAATGAATAAAGAAAACTATTCTATTAACTATTCAGGTAAAATGTTAGACAATCTAAAAACGATTTGTTTAGATGCAAAAAAAAGAGGTATCAAAATAAATGACTTTGCACCTAATATAGAAAGTTTTAAAGAGATTAAAAAAGACAAAGATATTATTACACTTTCATTTGATGAACTTGAAATAATAAGAAACAAAGAACTAACAAAAGACCATTTAATTAATGTTAGAAAATGGTTGTTAATCGGTTGTGAAATAGGACAAAGAGGGGGCGACCTTTTAAACCTAACAAAAGACAATCTTAGATACATTGAGAATAATTTAGTAATTGATATTACTCAACAAAAGACTGGCAAAAATGTAACTATACCTATTTACAAAGATTATATTGAGTATATTCTTACAAAAGAATTTCCTTACAAAATATCAAACCAAAAATTTAACCAGTATCTTAAAGACCTATGTAAAGAATGTAATATTAATGAGGTTGTATCTGGCAAAAAGTACGACAACAAAAAGAAACGTAAAGTTTCGGGTAATTTCCCTAAATATGAGTTAATTACATCACACTCTTTAAGACGTTCTTTTGCAACGAATTACTATAAACACATACCTACTCCAATACTAATAGAAATAACAGGACACTCAAAAGAAAGTATGTTTTTAGAATACATCGGAAAACCAAAAGACAAAGACGAAAACGCAAAACTGTTTTTGAAACTGGTTAAAGAAATGAATAATAAAACAGAAAACAATTTAAAAGCAGTATAATGGAAAATTGTAAAGAAATAGAAATACTTTTATCAAATTCAGAATTAAAAGAAGAGATAGAAATTATTGATTTTTTGGGAGTTGAAGAGAAAAGCTATAAACTTACAAATGAAATATTTTTTTATGAAAATCTACAAATGTTATACTACAAAAGCAATGAAGAAAACTATTTTTGGCAATATTGCAATCTTTCAACATACAAAAAAACATTCGATGAAAGATTTGAAATCTACAAAAAAACATACACTGATGCAGAATTAAACGATTTCATATCTAAAGAATTAACATTACTCAATAGTTATTTAAAACATGATTTCGACGGTAATGTTATTTGCTTATATTATACTTCAACAATTAACCCAGATATAAAATTCCCTATATATAATGATTGTTTAGATGAATTTAGAGATGTATTAATTTTATCTAACCAAAAAAAAATAAGTTTCTTGGAAAAAGAAATAACTAAACAGATTAAAGTAATAAACTCTTCAAATATTAAATTTACTGGAACTCAAACCGATTTTATTGAATTAGTTAAAGCACTAATTGAGAATGAAAGTCTAAAAGGAAACAGTCAAAAAGAAATAATTGAAACACTTTCAAATTTCCTAAACATTAAGATTAATAATCCTGATAAATTGATACAAGATTTAAAGAAAAGAAATAACGGTAGTGAAACCTTATTTTTAGATTCCCTCAAAGAAACCCTATACGATTATATTAATTCTACTTAAATAAAAAACAAACGTTAGTTACCCCGTTAGTTACCCTCACCCCCCTTTAAACAGTTGTTATTTAGCCTAAAATAATATTAACAAATATTTTAGGTTATGAAACAAATTCAATTATTAAATGTAACTCCAGACGAGTTAAAAAAAGAAATTACAACTGATTTAAAAAATCAATTAGATGAGTTCTTAAAGAACTTTAAACCAAAACAACCAAATGAATATTACACACGCAAAGAGGTTGCAGACCTTTTTAAAGTGGATATTTCTACAATTCATAATTGGTGCAAGTCTGGACGATTGAAGCCTCTCGGCATAGGTAATAGAGTGTATTTTTTAAGGTCTGATATAGACAAGTGTTTAACCCCCTTAAATTCTTAGTCTTATGAATACAGGCAATAATAACTTCGTTCGACATATTTACAAGATAAGTAAAGAACTAAAATCTTATACAGTTTATGATTTAGTAAAGGTTGAGAACTCTAAACAACTACTAACAGAAATAGCAAGAATAGAACCTTTTTTAAACTATTCTAATGCAAAGAACTTTAACGACTACTTTAGGATTAAAAATAAATCGAGTTGGCAAAAATCCAGTTGTATTACTGGAGTAAAACCAACAACAATAGAGGGTTTATTCTTCGGCGATTGTACAAGGGCTAACCTTATCGGTAATACTTCAAAAAGTCTTTTATTTTTCTACTTCGATAAAGACAAAAAGAGGTTAATTGTAGACGTTTTATGGACTATTACCCACACAACGACAATTTACTTAATAAGCTAATAACAGGCTATAAAATCAATTAGAGAGGATAAAAAAAGAGGGATTGTTCAAGCCCCTCAATTTATTCAAAGTTGTTATACAGGCAACTGTAATAACATTATCAAAGTTACTTATTTTGATTGACTATCTTAAAATAAAATTGGTTAACTATTCGGCAAATAATTTACTTGAAAGTAACTTATTAAACTTTGGTAGAAATATAAATGAGGCAACAGGCGAAATAATTAACACAAATAAAAAAGGCGAAACAATAACGCCTCATCAAACTGCATACTACAAAGGGTTAACTTTTGTTATTTATGATACTGGGAGTATTTTTATAAGTGGTTCAATTCATAAATACTATTACAACGGTTTACACAACTTCAAAGATTTTGGCATTCATGAAATTAATCATGTTCTAAATGATTTTAAAGACAATTTTAAGATAACACCCGAACAATGTATTTTAAAAAATATTGAGCTCGGGGCAAACTTAATACCACCAATAAAAACAGAAACCATTTTAAACGGTTGTTTACTCCATAAAACAAAACCATTTGAATTTAAATATAATTCGGATGAGGGCAAATACCTACAATGCTCACATTCTCAGTATTGGGTTAAGATATATGATAAAAGAAAACACTATCAAAAACACTTTAATATTGAAAATGATATACTTCGTTTTGAGTTAAAATTTAATCGAATGGAGTACTTCAACAAGAAAGACATATACACACTTAAAGACCTTATAAAATCCAATTTAAGGCGGTTTAAAGACCGCTTACTTACTGAATGGAATAATGTTTTATTTTACGATAAAACAAGTATTAATAAAAGCCAAAAACAACTCCAATATAGCAACCCATATTATTGGTTAGAACTTAAATCACAAAACTTTAAATACCACAGAAACGAATTAAATAAACTAATTAATCAAAACCCTAAAAACATCAAAGGACAAATTACCAAACTACTATCTAAAAAGATTGATATAGTAAATTCAAAAACTAACCAAAATGACACTTTATATATATTGTCAAATCGGATAGTAAATAAACCAAGTAGAATTTAATTGATTGGTTTAAAAAATCTACTTAGCATAACGGTTTAACCATTTAATGACAACATAAACCAATCGAATTGACCAAGCAGAAAAGAAAAAAGGAAAAGGATTTCTAAAAAACCAAATAACATCATTATGAAGTCTATTTCTTAATGGCTCCCAATAAACAAGTATATATAATAAAAAATCTAAAGCAAATATCATTATAATAATAATTGCTTCCCTTTTAAAATTTATAGCAAATTTTCTTTTGAAATCAGAATAATCTTTTTCTTTTTTAGAAACCTCAACTTCTACTTTTTTAGAAAATTCTACCTCAACTTTCTCTGATTTTGACACAGAAGGAATTGGGGGTGGTACTGATATTAACAGTGACATTAAATCATCTACTTCTTTTGCTTTTTTCCAATCTGGAAATCCTTTAGACCATACTAAAGTTTCATCAGTAATTCTGATGCTTTTAGCTATCAGTTCTTCCTTTGTAAAAGGACCTTCTTGTTTATTATCTATAACAATAAAATATTTTTTGTTATTTATCATAATAATCAGTGTTTGCTATATAATAATCAATATTATTTTTCTTAACTCCATATTTATTAAACAAATAAATTATTTCATCCTTAAAAATTAATCGATCACCTACATATATTCGTCGATTTTTATTGATTATCTCTTCAATTTCCAGTTTACTAAATATCATCTCAATTTTTTGAAGGCGGTATTCATGAAAAAACTTTTTACTATTAACAATTCCAACTGTTGTTTCTTTTCTTATTACTGAAAAATACCCAGGTTTTGAAACTAATAAGCCATATGAAGTTTCAGGAAACATTAAATCTCTACCAATCAAAAAACTACCATTTACATCACTTTCAACAACAATGGAACTACCATCAGTACCTACCATTTTAACTTTAACATTTGAAAGTGGAATAGAGTCTAAATCTAATACTGTGCCTGAAATATTATAAAATTGAATAACACTAATAGGATGATCGGTTGAGTCAACATCATTAACAACATCATTAACTATGTAATAACCTTGTACCAAGGCATAATTATCAAACCTACCAACATAAACATTCCCAACATGATTAATCACTTTACCTTTAACTATAAGACCATCAATAAAATCACCTTTTTGATAAGTATGACTTGTTAAAATTGTAAATTGACCTGTAACATTACCTTTTTTATCTATATAATCATCACAATCACCAGACAAACAACCTCCTCTTATTCTTGGTATTTGTTCACCTTTTATCCAAAAACCACTACTATTTCCATTTTCTACACTAAAAGTCCTTGCAAAACCATCTTTTAAATCATTTTCCCATGTACCAGAATAAAAAGATGAATTATTATAAACCATTTTACCAAAGCCATCTTTTTTCCCTCTATCCCAATTACCCTTATATTTACTTCCATCAATATAAGTTCTCTCCCCTAAACCCTTTTGAAAATTATTCTCCCACATTCCTTTATATATATCACCATTATTCCAATAATAAATACCATGACCGTTTCTTTTCCCATTTAAAAATTCACCTTCATATGTGCCATTTTTATATTTTTTAATTCCCTGACCAGCTAAACAATCTCCTTTGAGACAAATATTTACAGCTCCTGACTTTGCTTTGTCGTAACCATTTTTAATGGCTTGCAACCTTTTATCAAGCTTTGGATGAGTACTATTTAAATCATTATCATTATTAGACACTATTGTTAATGCACTTTGACATTGCTCTAATGTCGCTCCAAGCTTCCCTAAGACAAACCCTGAAAACTCATCTGCCTCTAACTCTTGTTTTCTTCTTTCACTTAAAACTTTAGGCTCAATTGTTCCTGCAGAATATAATAAAGCCTCTACAGTATGTCCATTAATATGATGACCTATTTCATGGGCTAATATTGACATCTTGCTCCAAGAATCAGAATTATTTGCAATACCATCTAAAAAACCCTTATCATACACAATGTATCTAACACCATTAAATGTTGTAGCAAAACAATTCTGCATATCGTCACATGGCAACAAAACAAAACTTTTAGAAGCACCAATTACATCAAGTATCTTACTAACCGAAACCTCAGAGTATTTGTCTTTAGTTTGTGATTCAAAATCACAATAAAAATCCTCAAAACTGATTGTTTTATTGTAACCACAAATTTGTGCTACAGTAGAATTTAGAAGAAATAATGAAACTATTAATATTGATAATATATTTTTCATAATCAAACTTATAAAATATGTATTTAAAATACAAAAGCAAATAAATACTACACTTAACAGTCAACAGGGGTATTTCTATTTTATCCAATTGATAAGGGGGCTTACAAATGACAATTATCTACCCCCCTTTTCTATCTTAAATTTTCAATACAAAACTTACTTAAAACTTAAATAATAAAACAATACTATATACCTATATAATATAAAGAGATTCAACTAATAAAAGAATAACTGCTAAATTAGTTTTAGAGATTGAAAAAGAGCTGGTTAAACCTACTCCAATCTCTCATCCTTTAATAAAAATAAATCATACCAAAATGGAAAGAATATCTATTAATTAAGGATTTTTATTTTTTGGGTAAACACCAAACTTTTTCCTTCTATAACTTTTATAAAAAACACTCCATCTTTAGCAAAACTATTAGTGTTTATAAAGTCATTTCCGTTAATCATTTCTGAAAAAACCATCTCACCTAATAAATTATAAACTTCAACTTTAAGATTATCATAATCTTTAGCATCAATATAGATTATATCTTTTGTTGGGTTTGGATAAACTGAAATATTTAAATTTTTGTGATAATCTTCAATATTAGTTACAAATGAAATGCAAGATGATGTATCAATACATCCATTTTGATTGATTTCTACAGCATAATTACCAATAGAATTTGGAATGAAAAATTGATTTGATTCACCCAATATGGGTTCAAAATTATTATCACAATTTAACCATTTATATAATGCCCCAGTCGCGTTTGAAAACAAAATATTTTGATTAACTGATACAGTAGTATCGACTAAATTTATAGTTAAATCAATAGTAATAACGCTATCGCAACCTATATGGTTTAGTAAAGTATCATTATATATACCTGATGAATCCCAAACATAGTTACCGCTTGGTGAAGTATATGAAAAACATTCATTTAAAATTACGTTTGAAGTTGAAGGTAAACATCCTTCAAAATACTTTACATAAAAAGTTTGGGTTCCAGAAAGATTTAATTGACTTGGTGTAGGATCAAAATCAACACCTAATGTTGAGTTAATTTTTCCTGTTATATATATATTGCTTTGACTATCAATCAATATTTGTTGGGGAACATCACTATTTTGACCACCTATAACATTACTAAAAACATAATTTCTATTAGCATCATACTTAACAACAAAAATATCAAGTGAACCTTGACTTTGAGAAGGTGAAATATCATAATCAGTATTTAATAATATTTCATTTGTATACTCCCCATAAACATACAATTCATTAGAAGAATTTGTTACACATGAATTTGTTGTACTGTGTCCATTACCATTAAATACTTTTACCGAATTATAGTTTAAACTTGAATCTAAACTGAGTATAAACCCTGAATTTGTGAATTCAGAAGTTTTATAATCTACCCCTAAACCTGGGTTAAAATCAACTGTCTCTCTGAATCTACCCAACAGTATTAATTCGTTTGTTTCTGAGATATGAAAGTTTGTAGACTCATCATGATCTATGCCACCAATAGTAACTGCATTTAAAAAATTACCATTTAAATCTAATTTTAATAAAAATAAATCACTTTGACCATTTGTTGTTCTATTAATTAAATTAGATGGATTTGGATCAAGATCTATCGTTCCATTATACATCCCATAGATATATAAATTTTCATTTCCATCAATTTTAACTGATCTACTAAAAACATATGAAGAAGAAATCTGCTTCACCCATAATAAGTTACCTGTAGTTTTGTCCAATTTTTGTATAAATAACCCAGAAGAATTTTCAGGGTACAAATAATAAGTTCCAATATTTGGATCAAAATCTGCTGAGTCTGAAAATTGACCAATTACATAAACACCAGTAGAAGTAGAAACTATAGAAGATGATAAATCAGACGCCCCTTTTGAGTTAATATGTCCAGCCCACAATAAATTACCCTCACTATCAATTTTAATTGTAAATGGACAAATACCATAATCAGAAGTTAGTTCATTAATTCCTGTATTAGGATCAAAGTCTACTGAACCTGAGAAATAACCAACAATATAATAGTTGTTTTCAGAATCTCTATTAATAGCAATGCCTTGTTCATCTCCGAAGGAACCAATAGATTTTGACCATAAATAGTTTCCATTTGAATCAATTTTTGTAATAAATATATCAAGACCACCATTTGAAATCAGAGTATCTTGTCCAAATTCAACTATACCATCAAAATAGCCAATTGAATATAAAGAATTATTTTCCCCAACAACACTTGATGAAGTATAAAATTGAAGAGCTCCTTCG includes these proteins:
- a CDS encoding DEAD/DEAH box helicase, with product MSFKKLLPCIKENLEKFEFENPKPIQKQLIPKIKGGANFIGIAPEGAGKTTNLIISTIQKLNGEAFEDVPRALVFAKDKQAVLKLEEEFNKWIKNTDLRIAIAYEEGKIDDQKDAIYVGSDIVIGTPKRLNKIYFQNGLNLANLQLLIIEDAEFLIGTSFHTEIHRIVESLAKCQYLVFANKFDHKIEKLQELYMEDAQVIDIE
- a CDS encoding CBS domain-containing protein; this encodes MRVEEIMTSPIVVTQPGVKIANLKDMFIRKNINAVPVLEEDGTISGVISSSDLVAVHNESLFVRDVMSRNVHIGLKNNRVKDAAKMMVKHGVHHLVIMDDGNVVGMLSSMDIIKVFSEE
- a CDS encoding SpoIIE family protein phosphatase, with the protein product MARFILTLISLILLQQVFSEVNIDSLLIEIEKHNDNSKALDSYVSIEIEQDYDIGFKIKSDSLRAKYYDKLSSHYFSKGNAPKCISYSFLALYLYEKNKDQIGISNCYYNLSDMYAIINDFEKSKIFFSKYIDLIRQNNMGDDYLVGYYGNIGLDYFMPQGMYDTAIVYLKKGIELNSHLDYGNQILFHSSIARCYSFLGQIDSSDFHYKILHNYYKTDSLNLIREKAYYLVSAGQTYFEQNKIIKAESSLKGGVLIADSIKLIEPLLKGTQQLYQLYKAQNKKNKALFYLEKYHKAYSSLYNTSQQQKSVASLLNYQAEKKQIEMVAKQELIEFKATEEISHQKFIRNIIIISTLILLILLVIIFQKLHISRKQNIIIENQKITLNNSYNELDRKNKETIDSIAYAKRIQTAILPPNKLISKHLQNSFILYKPKDIVAGDFYWLEPTKNAILLAAADCTGHGVPGAMVSVVCNNGLNRAVREHGLTDPGQILDKTREIVIQEFEKSEDEVKDGMDIALCSIADNKLQYAGAHNPLWIIRKGEIIETKANKQPIGKFDNPEPYTTHSFDLQKGDSIYIFSDGYVDQFGGEKGKKFKVKAFRELLLSIQDKLMEDQKQIIDEAFETWKGDLEQIDDVCVIGVRV
- a CDS encoding tyrosine-type recombinase/integrase, whose product is MATVNYRLVKIKTSSKSQIHVYISLGRGNVILKKTGFTISPNDWSTTTKRPKQNDAHLKNLFNKLNKLSNYIYEQINEAEIKGEIINSFWLENVIDTHFNRLGKINLNNNLLTTQIEYIIDNANTRKIKGTSKVGLSQNRIKGYVTFFNLILRYEKHLKCKIRLTDINNSFVDKFTNWLMNKENYSINYSGKMLDNLKTICLDAKKRGIKINDFAPNIESFKEIKKDKDIITLSFDELEIIRNKELTKDHLINVRKWLLIGCEIGQRGGDLLNLTKDNLRYIENNLVIDITQQKTGKNVTIPIYKDYIEYILTKEFPYKISNQKFNQYLKDLCKECNINEVVSGKKYDNKKKRKVSGNFPKYELITSHSLRRSFATNYYKHIPTPILIEITGHSKESMFLEYIGKPKDKDENAKLFLKLVKEMNNKTENNLKAV
- a CDS encoding RteC domain-containing protein, which translates into the protein MENCKEIEILLSNSELKEEIEIIDFLGVEEKSYKLTNEIFFYENLQMLYYKSNEENYFWQYCNLSTYKKTFDERFEIYKKTYTDAELNDFISKELTLLNSYLKHDFDGNVICLYYTSTINPDIKFPIYNDCLDEFRDVLILSNQKKISFLEKEITKQIKVINSSNIKFTGTQTDFIELVKALIENESLKGNSQKEIIETLSNFLNIKINNPDKLIQDLKKRNNGSETLFLDSLKETLYDYINST
- a CDS encoding helix-turn-helix domain-containing protein; translation: MKQIQLLNVTPDELKKEITTDLKNQLDEFLKNFKPKQPNEYYTRKEVADLFKVDISTIHNWCKSGRLKPLGIGNRVYFLRSDIDKCLTPLNS
- a CDS encoding DUF4339 domain-containing protein, yielding MINNKKYFIVIDNKQEGPFTKEELIAKSIRITDETLVWSKGFPDWKKAKEVDDLMSLLISVPPPIPSVSKSEKVEVEFSKKVEVEVSKKEKDYSDFKRKFAINFKREAIIIIMIFALDFLLYILVYWEPLRNRLHNDVIWFFRNPFPFFFSAWSIRLVYVVIKWLNRYAK
- a CDS encoding M48 family metalloprotease, yielding MKNILSILIVSLFLLNSTVAQICGYNKTISFEDFYCDFESQTKDKYSEVSVSKILDVIGASKSFVLLPCDDMQNCFATTFNGVRYIVYDKGFLDGIANNSDSWSKMSILAHEIGHHINGHTVEALLYSAGTIEPKVLSERRKQELEADEFSGFVLGKLGATLEQCQSALTIVSNNDNDLNSTHPKLDKRLQAIKNGYDKAKSGAVNICLKGDCLAGQGIKKYKNGTYEGEFLNGKRNGHGIYYWNNGDIYKGMWENNFQKGLGERTYIDGSKYKGNWDRGKKDGFGKMVYNNSSFYSGTWENDLKDGFARTFSVENGNSSGFWIKGEQIPRIRGGCLSGDCDDYIDKKGNVTGQFTILTSHTYQKGDFIDGLIVKGKVINHVGNVYVGRFDNYALVQGYYIVNDVVNDVDSTDHPISVIQFYNISGTVLDLDSIPLSNVKVKMVGTDGSSIVVESDVNGSFLIGRDLMFPETSYGLLVSKPGYFSVIRKETTVGIVNSKKFFHEYRLQKIEMIFSKLEIEEIINKNRRIYVGDRLIFKDEIIYLFNKYGVKKNNIDYYIANTDYYDK